Genomic DNA from Chanos chanos chromosome 6, fChaCha1.1, whole genome shotgun sequence:
CTTCTAACCACTGAGCCCACAGATGCACTACTGagctgacaaaaaagaaaagaaaaaaaggctgtcaAACACAACTGATGCGAAAAAGTAAGACAAAcaagaactcaaacaacaaaaataggAAACAGTTGAAACATCTGGGTTACATGTACCTTACAACAGCACAAAAGGCTATCATGTTATTCCCAAGAGCAGATCTGAGGAGGCAGTTTACTGGCAGAGATGACACTTGTTCCCTTAACTTCTAGATTCATTAACACTTAACTAGTTTCATACTTAAATACCGCTTCATTTATTCAATGCTTGTTTACTTTGTTATCTAAAAAACAAGCCAATTCTGAATAACAACTCTACTTAAATCTAGGCCAGTTGACTGAGACTCATTGTACAGACAAATCAACAACGTAGTTTGAGATCAATCAGTGCATTCTTTTATTTCATAGTAGTGGGGCCTCTACTCAGAAGATGAGCATAGCCATACTGCAGTAACAAATGCATACACTAACATCCAGGCCTGACATGGACTATGAGCCGATTATCCATAAACTCTAGAcactgaatgagaaaaagagaggggggggggggagagaaaggcagtgtttgtgtgtgccgggagggggagagagagagagagtaagcagTGGTCTCACCAAAAGGTTGGCCCCTGTCTGAAACAGGTAATAGGGATAGAGGATCCTTTCGTAGTGAGCCCGCAAATGCGACCCGATGGCTTTTCCAGGAgcaaatcccattttcagagaaatCTGTGTCCATCGTCGTTCTCTACAAACGACTTCAAAGCCACCTTCCTCATTCACCAGCTGTAGAGAGTCAGAAGATTAGTTCTACTGTATCAAATGgaaaacagcacacactgccCAATCATCGAGGGTCAGCGTGCCACACCTGTAAAAAGAGCGAAGATCTTACCTTGTAAAGTTGATGCAGGTCTAGAATCTTGCGCTCTACATGAGGGATTTTCAGCGTGCAACCTTGCAACTCCCAGAATTTAGCTATCTGGTCAAGGAAGTTGAGTTTAACTCTGGTCTGGGCCTGTTCCAAATAAAAGTGTGAATCATCATGCAAAGTACAGTGAATCAAAGACGTATTAATTtggtaaaaagaaaatgctAAATAGTCATACAAATACAGCAATCACAACTAAATAATTCTCAGCTTTTAGAAGTTAAAAAGGATCATTGTCACAGGAAGGTCTGATGGTGGCATCATAGACATAACCTTTACATGCAACTAATGATCGCTTGATAAGAGCGACCTCAGATCTTTTAGTCTGGAAAACTTAAGAGTCACCATTTTGTCCGCTGTAGACAGCATAAGCTTATTTACAGGAATCTGCAAACCATCTCAGTGAATACATCCATCAAAGATTTGCGTCTATCACATCAGCAAGTATGTCCATCACCTGAAACATTCGCAAACAACTTACCTCCAACTCATTGAGTCTCTGAATACGTGGAGTGAAATGCAGACTGTCCACATCACAAGCAAATGGTGGCTGCCAACCCTACCattttaaacataaacatatgaTCAGTCTTAAtgattttataaatatataaccaTCAGAAAGCTCCAAGTATCACTGTTGGTCGTTTTCAAACATACTTTAACCTCTCAGCTTATAATGGAGAATGCACAGAAATATAATGAGTGCCCTCTACAGTATTAAGTACCATACTTGAGAAGAACAACACTGTTAATACCACAAGGCTACAGCAAACATGCAGAACTACTGATTACTGTGTGACACCCCATTTGTACAGTTATTAAGCATTGTTTAACATCAGAATGAATCAAAATGCTTACTGGGACAAACAAGAAATACTAGGGCTGAATggactaaacaaaacaaacaaaaaaattaaattaactgAATTTCTCCAACCTAAATGATCCagcaaacagaatgacataATTACCTTAAAACACGATGTTTAACCAAATTATGGATAGCCATGAATAAGAAACTATTAAGTACAAATGCAGGTGTTAGAATCATTAAGGcagttgtggaaaaaaaaacaactaaatgcCGGAAGTTTCAGAGTATAACATTCCGTTAAAAGGTGACAACACATCTTggtttacagacacacattttggGTGCACTGTGTATTAGTCATTCACGACTTGAGATGTTGAGGAGCATATACACAAATCTATTCTATCATGAGTCAGATAAAGCAAAGCTATTTACTGTACTGGTACCATTGTTCTTCCAGGGAGAATCTTTACACCAAGCGCACATGCATaaacgtacacatacacaagaaAAAGATCAACTAATAGCTTTGTTTCAAACAGAATGGTTCTCCGTCAAATCACAAGAATTTATTACCAAGCACTTGAATCGTGTGCCCCCCCACATGGCTACACCACAGATTCAGAACCAACTTTTCTGCTACTTGGGTACCAAACATGTGTTGtgcatttcaaaaagaaaatacatgttATACATCACTGATTCGCACCCGTACAGCTAAACGTACACAATTTCGGTTTCAACTCTTTGATATGGCCAGATGGCAAACCCCATGCAAATCCTCCACCTTGAAGAACATGGAGGACAACACCCAACAACCAGGCCTAAACTAAAATTCATGCTGACCCACAGAAATATTCAGAACACTTAGTGAGCTCTCTTTCTAAAATAGGCTactgaaaaaaatgcacatgcaTGACGTAGCTAAACATTTAATTGGGAAAACAATGTATAATATGTTAATCTCGAATTGTTGACGCAGTTGACGAGTAAAATGGTCAACATATGCGAACAAATGGCTCTCTACtgtaacaaacaaaagaaaatcaacaaacaaacccGCTAAGTCTAAAATGGTTTTAATAGGGAGCAAATACAGTGATAGCTTTGAAGTGAAATGTAGCTAGCTTAATTCACTTCCGTAAATAAATAATGGGAAGTTGGCTCTTTTTATTGAGTTTCaataatggaaaaagaaaactgaacggGAAAGAAACATTAAATACTACGTACATCATTCgaaaaatataactacaaaccATTACATTACTTTGGATTGTAACTAATATTCCTGATTGTGATAGATAGTCAGCAATGTTTGGAGATTGCCTAGTCCCTTTCGGGGTGGGTGTTTTGAACAACGGTTTATACACAAAATCGTTCTGCTTCCAACAGCTTTTCAAAAAATAATTCATAAAGTCTTCATATTAGCTGTTAAATTGTACATTATATCAACTCAGTCCCAATAGAACTGAGGATGGGACACTAGGCAGAAAGTATTAATACTGTAACTACTTACGGTTGcgcgcatgcatacacatacacaaatacacgcgCACACGCCGTTACTGGACTAGCTAGCTGACTATTACAACCAGCGCCGCAATCCGCCATGTTGAAAAACCTGTCTTTATAAAAAGTGTTTCAGACTAAACTAAAATCAGTAGGAACTATGAAATACGAAATGATTCgtataaaatgcaaaaatgtaaGGATACGTTGAGAATAATTACCTGGGGTGGGCGGATCTTGCAAATGCCAGTATTTTCTGCAATTGGTCGTATTTTGTTGATAAACGCAAATGGATCGGCAAATTCCTCCCAACTAGGCTCAAAGACAGGGCACTCCGGCGGTGGAATAAACTCGTTAGGTCGAGGTTGGGTCATCCTGGCAATCTTGTTCCAATGATGACATGTAGTTGGCTCTGTAGTAAACTCTGTAAAGTTAAGTTTAATGTATTGAGCAGTTTGGTGTCTGTTTCATTATACAAACCGATTGCACCTGAACTCCTACAATTAACATCCTCATCCACTTTGGAAACGTACTCTCGAACGGACTGTTGACGTTGAGTGCCACTACTACTTCCGCTTCAAAAAGTAGAGACGATGCATTTGCACAACCATACGAATGCAAATCATAAACAGCAACTGATCTTTGGGCTCATTGTAACTTTCAAAGGGAAGGTCTGCCTGTATATTACGTTCAAAAATATCTGATGCTTAGTGAGAATTTCAGGTCCATTAGGTAACGACTTATCAGATTCATAACCAAATGAACTGCAAAACTATTACACCAAGGTACTGGTTTGATATCCCTAtgtcattatattttattttcgaTTTCTACAAATCGGTCTGTTGCCCTAAGAAAATCATTCGTACAAATGTGTGAAATTACGGCTCTTTTATTAATTAACCTACTTCCCTTACTTGtgttatatgtaatgatatcTACAAATATTTGACGATTATAACCAACCGAACACGATGTTTATTTTAAGCTCAGCCCCTATAACATAAACTGACAAGATGCATTTTTAACACGAGAAGTATTAAGATACCTTTTCCAGCAGACACAAACTTCGAAATAATGAAGAGGCCCAATGtcctgttttatttacagtatgaTGACTTGCGCGCAATAATATGTTACAGCTGAGCGCTTCACGAAGACCGGaacttcttttttaaatggacTCTTTCGTATTGCCCATTCAAAACTACTGTATAGAAGTAGGGATATTAATTTTGTCATCATAGTGAATAAAAGTTGTAGTGAACAcagaataaaatgtgttttaagctGGACAATATAACCACATTCGATCATAACTATACTACTCGTTTAGTATACTTGCATTTACATCACGTGGTTACACCACCTGAAAAGCATCAAGTTACAAGAAAAGACATACAGAATTGCTTACCGCGGTGACTATAAACTAACGAGATGATCCCATACTATTGCCTCCTTTACATCTCCTCCACTAGTTTGCTCCGGACCGAGATAGGTACCTCAGTGTCCACAGCATCATTCCATACAAGCCCTGCCTGTCAGCACGTAGTCCACGTCAACTCAAATCGGCAACAGTATACGGTGTTCCGCCTCAGCGAAGACTACATGACAGAACCGTACAAAACCATAGAATCGAACAAGAGTTTTTTCTTATTATGATTCATTGACTTTTTGATCCAGGAATTATTCCATCCGGTATTCGTTGGTTCATACTGACACTGCATATACGTGAGTGATCAGGCTGTACAACGAACATAGGTTGTGCTAGTGTGCTATGAATATGTATCTTCATTAAGTAGgtgtttcatttaaaaccaCACGCCCTTTATATTTTCACTGTGGGCCTTTGAGAGGTGTCTCCATGCCCATGTAAGAATCAAGGACAaaccaaaaagtaaaaaagggCTTTTTGAAAATTGTTAGCAAGGTTGTAACTACGAACTGTAAGGTTAGGGAAGTAAGAATAAAAACAGCCATattgaaacactgaaaatcGATCTTAAAATACAGAACACTGTCGGGTTCAGGTGGGCAGTATAGTTGAATGTACACAGACATGTTAATCTCTCTTGAGGATTTGTTGATGTAACTGTAAGAAATACGTAAGTTGGCCCCAAAGACACAACCTATGTTCTAATACTTGCTTTGCAGCATCTGGACATATCATCCAAATTCTTTAGGATGAACTACTGTGGAAAATATTCACTACTGAACATTTAACATCTAAATTAATTCtattttgcattgttttataTGGTGATGACTTGGTCCTGTAAGAGTGGTTATTACAGATGTCAGACAGTATCAAACACTGAGCTCTTAAATGACCAGCGACAGACACTTGCCTACATGTTTGAGCACTATATGTTcgcaatttgtttgtttgtgggcactatcattatatatatatatatatatatatatatatatataaggtgtgtgtgtatgtgtgtgtgtgtgttagagagcaTATTTCATAAAAGCACAACTATTCTTCTTCTTGCTCATAATCTCAGCAGCTGACATTTTCATTAAGAGATCATATAAGACAACAGCAAAAgttcagattttatttttggaaGGTCAAAATTATTCTTTAGTAATATGAGGTGGAAAAATCTCCTTACCTCATACGTTTAACATTACTTCTCCACTGCATACACAAGAGCTAATTTGTTGTGAGAAACTCTCAGAACAAGCTTGGGGAGGGGGCGAGTGGTagagatttgtgttttgctgCAGGCAATGTTCACAAATATTCTATATAATGGTCTACATGACAAACTGAAAATAGTCGTTAAAAATTGAAGGAATGTAAGTGTAATTGACTTATACAACTGAACAATATCAGACATTTTACAGTAATAAGAAAAAAGTATACCTAACAGTAACTACAAAAGAAAcatattcttcttttttatttggaaaatcAAGCTCTGGAGCAGCACACGTAACGTTGTTGTGTGACTGAACTGACTTAAAGATATAGCCTGGACCAGCAAGACTGAACATGCTGATCAAATCAGGTGCAATTTATCACAGAAACACCTAATCTCTTACTAACATCCAGAGATTAGGCATGGTTAACCCTCTCTAGCGCCACATAGAAGCTCGTCTTGTCGTCAAGGCAGTGCCAACCAATGGGCCCAATCTCACAATCTGCACAGATGAGGTATTTTACTTTGCCAACATCTTTGGTGAAGCCCACGTTCTCAAAGTTGAACATGTCATCCACCAGCCAGTGAGCGGTTAATGTGTCCCCATCCAATGAGCCTTCTGACTGGCTGATTGTGGACTTTTTCCTCATTGAGGGTAAAAAAAGCTGGTAGATAGGGAGACatatcagagagaaacaaagataaATTGTCTTCTCTAGTCAAAATCAGTATATTTCAATAAACAATTATTACTAAATTACTATTATTTATATTCCCAATGTTTAAGGTATTACTActaaaataacatatttatgTTAAACATGTTTACAAATGGAAACTACAGACAAAAGTAAACTCAACCTGCagcaagaaacaaaaacattttttgttttttacatccAGGCACCCTGCCCAGAGGCAATCTGTAGGGCCCTTACCTCCTTTTCTGAAAATTGTGCCATTCCTGGACAAAGCACTTTGGAACCACAGCGTTGACACAGCACTGATTTCGCATTTTTCCCATCATCCGATACTAGCGTAGAGGTGTCTGTACATCCTTCATTCTGTTTGCTGTTATCCATGTCGGCAACAGATAGAAGTCAATCTGAAATGAACTGTCGTCGTTTCCAAGATTAAATTATTCCAGGCTGCCAGAGAATCTGCATGAAAGCGATCATTTAGCACAACAGTTAACTATAAAAACAGTACGATGGATATAGTAAACAATTTCGTTTAATGTACTTACGTACCAAGTCTATCGAACACCTCAGTTAATAAGCAAGTCTACAGGGCATGATATATATTGTAAAACATTCCAAATAGCTACACAGTTAGCTAGGATGAAAACGAGAGCTGTATAAATTGACGAGGCTCACGGGGAAACGGGGCTTTTCCTGGCGTCTCCTTTAGTTTTGTGAGTCACTTGCACTACCGGGGAAAGCTTTAACATAAATATTTTCTATGAAATGTAGTCCACCAGAGGTGCCCATGAGGTGAAAATTCAAAAAGTCACCTGAAAAGACTTAAAAAGTGGACAGTTTATCATTAAAGTGCAAGGCTTGTCGCGACGGTATTGCCTGAGTGCAGCAACTTAATATTGTCGTGTAAAAACAAGCCCGAAAACAACGTTCCACCTCGTTGTAAGTAGCGTTGAAATTTTGCACTCGCATTTTACCCTTTTGGAACACAACAGTAACTCCCTTATGATAGAAAATAGGTTAAATTATACAGGTTTCGTTGCAGATATAAAGAGAAGGGTGGTGGCAAATTATGTGGTAACATCAAAGGAAAATAAGTAGGTGACTGCTACATGCATTATATTTAAGTCCATTTACCCAAAGTAGAAAGGATATCTCCAgacaatgttcattttaacatccataaatatttattataacACAATGCAATTCAGTGAAAGTAGGATTTATCACGTCTTTacagaacacaacaaaagaATACACATATTTAATCTCTGTAATAAAGCCACAAAGTCATCTTATATCTTAAAAGAATGAAACACTAGTCTTTATGAACAGCAGTTTGAGAAAATGTAACAATGGAGGTCATGTGCCTAGTGATTTCATTAGGAATAACGAAAATGCCTACTTATGTTTGAGATTTGAGTTATGTTCACTAGACTGTAGTTTGGCCCATCTATTTGAAACTATTTCCAGTGGCCTAAGGCACAGGAACGCTAAATGATTATATTTTATGCTGCACGGAAATTCAGTGCAGTGGCCTAATCTAAATTTGTAACAATACTCTTACTGTAAGGTGCAACAATTTGACCTTTTGAATTCTCAATCTAtcctaaaggaaaaaaagcttaaaaaaggAAGTCATCTCCAAGCTAGTAGACTTATATTCCCCAATATGCCCATTGTGCGTTACCCAGTCTAAATGATTGAACCTAATGATGAAATAGATATTACTTAACTGATTAAGTAATCAGCAATATGTGGAATGTGCATCTAATCAGTTAATGATAAGATCCATCAAGGATTTACATAACTGTCTGATGCATAACCCAGATCATTGACGCTCTCTTTACAGACTGTTGGAAAGTGCTTTGGGAGgtttaagacacacacatcagcatagATTGCATTCAGTCTAAGTGTTAATAATGACACTATAGCCACCATGCACTAATTTAACTTAGTGCACTTCCAGACAAATAGTCACACTTAAAGCAAATCCAGTTCACATAATGAACTTCTAGGGATGAGAGACTTAGTGCTGCTGTGCCAGTATGATTACCCCTCGTTCATAGGCTAATACTACCTATTAGGACCATATGGAGCCCAGGAATAAAACACTATCAGAAAAGTGAAGAATATATGATGTAGTATTAATCAAGAGAAGAGAAGGCTTCGGAGGAGCAGGTGACTGTTTCCAAACAGCACTTCTCTGAGGGTTTGAGGAATGGGGATTTAGGCTTCTCAGAGCAGAGTGTCATCAGTGCAACCTCCCTCTAACCCATAGCGGAACTCCTGCAGGTTGGAAACCCCATAGAAATGTATGAAGGCAGCTGCCACCACCAGCACATGAAATATCTGGTGTGAGTGGAActagaaagaaacacacacacacacacacgcacacacacacacacacacacacaaccaggatgagaggcaaaaaaaaaagcaaagaattaacaatacatttgttattttcagcCCCTTAAAATGTACGAGCATGAGCAAAGAGcttcaattatttttttctgttgcttgtGATTTCAACCTCTGATTTCATCATGAGATGTAAGGAAACGATAAAATGCTCCCTCCTTACCCAGATGTCACACTTGCCAGGGAAATACCGTTCAGGGATCCTGGCAGCGTAGAGGCCGGCCCCTGTGATGTACATTGCACCCATCAGGTAGAACCATCCCATTTGTCCTACTGTAGTGGCCTTGACAAAGCCCTCCTCAATGGTGAAGTGCATGGTGGGAACAATACCACTCAGCCCAAGACCCATGAATACTCCTTTGGAACAGTAATCATTGGCAGAGAAAAAATGACTCGAAAGAAGGCAACGACCATGAAAGATACAGAGCAGGTACCAGTCAGACTGTGTCCACATTCATGGTTGCTTTCTGAAGTCAAAGCGCACTTCTTTATGTACATGACCGTATTTAATTTGTAATAGCAATGTTTCATCAAAGTCAAAAATGATACTGCTTTCAGTCAGCAGCCTATTGGAGCAGAACAAGCACAAAGGGTCCATTATTTAAACATCAATGATTAGCTTTTACCTGCTCTTGTGGGCCTGTGGCGGGGTGTGGAGAAGCGGTCCCACTGGGCCACAATGATTGCAGCAATGCCCAGCACACAAACAATTGTGAGGTAGATGAGGCGGGGCTGAGGGGAGCAGTAGAAGGAGTAATAGAGCCAGGGCACAAAGGAGCCCATGATCAGCAGAGCAATGCCGGAGTAGTCcagcctgagagacagagagacatttaaACATCAACTGGAGCCTGAATAACATGAAGCCTTTGTCGCGACAAGTATCCAACAACTCAAGACATTTCATCACATTTCATAAATGAACCTGATTTAGTGCATTAAGTCTTGACATGTCTACAGGAGAGAGACATTAGGTCATTTCAGTTGATAGAATGCAGTGCATCAGGGAATTTTTTTGGTGATGATAATGTAACTAGGGTTTGTTTACCAGTGTATATGCCCATACTTAAAGTTACTTTATATGGGCTTCACATGTAGACCCGAATCCCATATTCCTTTGATGCATCATTTACATTGGAGAACTGCGTTAAAGAGGTAAAATGAGGGGAATAAGATTggtacatgcacaaacactagCAAAAGAAGTGTGGATGAAACTGAGACTTGTGGTGAACCATCAGTGTAGTAAGAGAGGGAATGTCATCCACaattttgaatgaatttttttttgttttttgtaaaaacTCACAGCATCCAGTTAAAGCTATGATGGTAGCATCCGTGCTCATATGGACAGAAGTACAAGGCACTGCATATGGTCTGACATTTATGCAGATAAATAGTGGCTAAGATgctttgtgatttttctctttcaaaattacaaacacaaagaaaaaggtaTTTTCTCAGTTGTCAGTAAAATATCTGGTCTTTGCGAGGAATTTCTTCTGAATTGCATCACATAAACACTGTATGTGGACTGGCTTGAAAAGCTGTACAACTGTTAAGTGTCAAATTTCACTTCCTGAGGAGTACAAAAGATAACTTCTAACAACATATTCCACTAAGCATAAAGGGACTCCTGAGTGAAATACTTTGAGCTTCGACTTCAAACTAAGACTTGACAGAGTAAGACAACAGATGAATGAGAATTGGCCTTACTTGGAGAAAGTACGTGACACTTTCTCGGAGTGGCAGTAAACAGTGTGAAAGAGCCAGGAGAAGCTGAGGCAGAGAACTGCACCAAGGAAGAACATTCCAAACACCACCTTCTCCTGCAGAGGGGCCATGAAGTACATGTTGGGCCGCAGCATGGTGAGAGTGCCCAGACACAGGAACAGAATGAGTCCTGTGAAAAATGACCATTCCTTCATTAAATTTTAATGGAAGTGAAGGAGCAACAAGAcgtgtttaaaaatgtattatgagACTAGATTAATATCTTATATGACGATAAGTATAGAGCAATATAATGTGTTTAGTAATTACACACTGTATGGTTAGAAGTCTCTGAATGCATGTACTGAacccttttgttgttgttttttttgccgacCTAGCTTAAAAGATTTTGGTCTCAGTAGGGCTCACTCGTCAAATAAACATCAAAAATACTAAACACTAAAATCAGCATTTTAAAGTATT
This window encodes:
- the adipor1a gene encoding adiponectin receptor protein 1a, translated to MSGRNGSASDADCRISEECRVPADMELMELGPLLEEPGARGGKGLLAEGAHAHADEDEDEDDEVGEVLTLPLQAHHAMEKMEEFVHKVWEGRWRVIPFHVLPEWLKDNDYLLHGHRPPMPSFRACFGSIFRIHTETGNIWTHLLGLILFLCLGTLTMLRPNMYFMAPLQEKVVFGMFFLGAVLCLSFSWLFHTVYCHSEKVSRTFSKLDYSGIALLIMGSFVPWLYYSFYCSPQPRLIYLTIVCVLGIAAIIVAQWDRFSTPRHRPTRAGVFMGLGLSGIVPTMHFTIEEGFVKATTVGQMGWFYLMGAMYITGAGLYAARIPERYFPGKCDIWFHSHQIFHVLVVAAAFIHFYGVSNLQEFRYGLEGGCTDDTLL
- the rabif gene encoding guanine nucleotide exchange factor MSS4, giving the protein MDNSKQNEGCTDTSTLVSDDGKNAKSVLCQRCGSKVLCPGMAQFSEKELFLPSMRKKSTISQSEGSLDGDTLTAHWLVDDMFNFENVGFTKDVGKVKYLICADCEIGPIGWHCLDDKTSFYVALERVNHA